Proteins from a genomic interval of Pseudomonadota bacterium:
- a CDS encoding DnaA/Hda family protein, giving the protein MNQMLLDFPKFEDYSPESFLPLAHVQGALQALQNLGNGLVIYGEEGVGKTHLLKSWVSESGAFYVKASELDDIAELDFPSLALDLDSLKHQETCFALINHCLTESKPCVVTSEMPIAQRSDLIPELKSRLLLLSQVAIEKPSESDLEILIVKWASDRQMTLSPDVIQYLLMRCARDVGVLRGILNHLDETALAEKRAITKPLVRQVLEGENA; this is encoded by the coding sequence ATGAACCAGATGCTGCTGGATTTCCCAAAGTTTGAGGATTACTCACCTGAGAGTTTTCTACCGCTTGCTCACGTGCAGGGGGCCCTTCAGGCTTTGCAGAATCTTGGCAATGGTTTAGTAATTTACGGTGAAGAAGGCGTTGGTAAAACCCATCTTCTTAAATCATGGGTGAGTGAATCTGGCGCATTTTACGTGAAAGCTTCTGAGCTAGATGACATTGCAGAGCTTGACTTTCCATCTCTAGCGCTTGACCTAGATAGCCTTAAGCATCAAGAAACATGCTTTGCGCTGATTAACCACTGCCTGACTGAAAGTAAGCCTTGTGTTGTCACAAGTGAGATGCCAATTGCGCAGCGCAGTGATCTGATTCCAGAGCTTAAATCTCGCTTGCTTCTGCTCAGCCAAGTTGCCATTGAGAAGCCATCTGAGTCAGATCTAGAAATCCTTATTGTAAAGTGGGCGTCTGATCGACAGATGACACTTAGCCCTGATGTAATTCAATACCTGCTTATGCGCTGTGCCCGTGATGTGGGCGTGCTGCGCGGTATTTTGAACCACTTGGATGAAACGGCTCTTGCTGAAAAGCGTGCCATTACAAAACCACTTGTTCGCCAAGTTCTAGAAGGAGAGAACGCGTGA
- a CDS encoding GlsB/YeaQ/YmgE family stress response membrane protein — MSLIVSLIIGGVAGWLAGNIMKDFGHGMVKNIIIGIVGGVIGGFALGLVGISLGSGIIGSMITATLGAVLLLWIIDFLKKKKK; from the coding sequence ATGTCTCTTATTGTTTCATTGATTATTGGTGGTGTCGCAGGTTGGCTTGCTGGCAACATCATGAAAGACTTCGGCCACGGTATGGTTAAAAACATTATCATCGGTATTGTTGGTGGTGTTATTGGTGGATTTGCACTTGGCCTTGTAGGTATTAGCCTTGGTTCAGGTATTATCGGTAGCATGATTACAGCGACTCTTGGTGCTGTTCTCCTTCTATGGATTATCGACTTCCTTAAAAAGAAGAAAAAATAA
- a CDS encoding HAD family hydrolase yields the protein MTCPYKLVAWDISGTLQNPRTGVLFDGIREVVEALHNQGVKQAICTDLGNRRAHAFVEENRLAHIIDSVQHTGINAFKPAKEMLEMAMIECAVEDPSDVCMIGDNGCDIALAHAVKSASIYASYGSFNESVLHEEPHHVARSVECLKEILKIKV from the coding sequence ATGACGTGCCCATATAAGCTTGTCGCATGGGATATAAGTGGCACTCTTCAGAACCCAAGAACAGGGGTGCTGTTTGATGGCATTCGTGAGGTTGTTGAAGCCCTGCATAACCAAGGTGTAAAGCAAGCAATTTGCACAGACCTTGGTAACCGTAGAGCCCATGCATTTGTTGAAGAAAACCGCTTGGCTCACATTATTGATAGCGTGCAACATACAGGTATAAATGCATTTAAACCTGCAAAAGAAATGTTGGAAATGGCTATGATTGAATGCGCTGTTGAAGACCCGTCTGATGTTTGCATGATTGGTGATAATGGCTGTGATATTGCGCTGGCACATGCGGTAAAATCTGCTAGTATTTATGCAAGTTACGGCAGTTTTAATGAATCTGTTCTGCATGAAGAGCCACACCACGTGGCTCGCAGTGTGGAGTGTTTAAAGGAAATACTAAAAATAAAGGTGTAA
- a CDS encoding RluA family pseudouridine synthase codes for MSDAVENKPKLEPIEVPKGDDGQRLDRFITNICKSVSFTDVRRLCRKGQIRLNGSRVRGGETVKAEDKLRLPPFMIDEARESIRKAPAGGRKGQAFAELILYEDDYFVVINKPAGISSQGGSKQADSLDAWAKAYDETLKLVHRLDKDTTGCLTFAKGREMAQVLGDVFKTREMQKTYWAIGAGEMNHEQDICDRRLKKAGPPGQQRVVVAKDGQDALTKYWRLGVGEGLTWLALHPVTGRMHQIRVHMQFMGHPIVGDLKYGGSASAIADITGYGALFLHARQISFPHPVKKDKPVLIDAPAPEHFQALFKIMDWSE; via the coding sequence ATGTCTGATGCTGTTGAAAACAAGCCTAAGCTCGAGCCAATTGAAGTTCCTAAAGGGGATGATGGCCAACGCCTAGACCGTTTTATTACAAACATTTGTAAGTCTGTAAGCTTTACAGATGTTCGTCGCCTGTGCCGTAAAGGGCAAATTCGCCTGAATGGTTCTCGTGTGAGAGGGGGGGAAACAGTTAAAGCAGAGGACAAACTTCGCTTGCCTCCATTTATGATTGATGAAGCCCGTGAAAGCATTCGCAAAGCACCTGCTGGCGGCCGTAAAGGGCAAGCCTTTGCAGAGCTTATTCTGTATGAAGATGATTACTTTGTGGTGATCAACAAGCCTGCAGGTATTTCTAGCCAAGGTGGTTCTAAGCAAGCAGATAGCCTAGATGCATGGGCAAAAGCATATGATGAAACATTGAAGCTTGTGCACCGCCTAGATAAAGACACGACAGGCTGCCTGACCTTTGCAAAAGGCCGTGAGATGGCTCAAGTGCTTGGTGATGTCTTTAAAACACGCGAAATGCAGAAGACATACTGGGCGATTGGTGCTGGTGAAATGAACCACGAGCAAGATATTTGTGACCGCCGCCTCAAAAAAGCCGGCCCTCCAGGGCAGCAACGCGTTGTTGTGGCAAAAGATGGCCAAGACGCACTGACTAAATACTGGCGCCTTGGTGTTGGTGAGGGGCTAACATGGCTAGCTCTACACCCAGTAACAGGTCGCATGCACCAAATTCGCGTACATATGCAGTTTATGGGGCACCCAATTGTCGGTGATCTTAAATACGGTGGCAGCGCATCTGCCATTGCTGATATTACAGGATATGGCGCACTGTTTTTACATGCCCGTCAAATCTCTTTCCCGCACCCGGTTAAGAAGGATAAACCTGTGCTTATTGATGCGCCTGCGCCAGAGCATTTTCAGGCCTTATTTAAAATTATGGACTGGTCAGAGTAA
- a CDS encoding Do family serine endopeptidase, whose product MKNYLKLVLALYLIVIPAQAAVTMGDVRTSFKDVVKKVSPAVVNIYTKKVVRERVSMFNDPFFDMFFGQTGPVRQRVERSLGSGVIVTPDGHMITNLHVIQGSKKVKVMFGDKRERDAEFIAGDKRTDLALLRIIPKNGERFEAVRFADSDSVEVGDVVLAIGNPYGVGQSVSMGIVSALGRSGLGSAAAENFIQTDAAINPGNSGGALIDSNGQLIGINTAIFSRSGGNQGIGFAIPSNMADTVIQSVLSTGRITRPWLGIGSQNLTGQLASKLGMDRVTGVLVNDVLDGGPADKNGLKIGDILVKMNGEDILNKGSLEALLASERIGSRIDLLVFRGGRTLNFDMKLEGLPDRDPTKRVTLGGSGPLAGYMVEELSPSLNNELGLAFTEKGVAVVNAPHGSSTFSMLKLQKGDIIQQVNSKAIQTVDDLVEVSRRRPRAWQVVYERGGRTVRALVR is encoded by the coding sequence ATGAAAAACTATCTTAAGCTAGTACTTGCACTTTATCTTATCGTTATCCCTGCTCAGGCAGCTGTGACTATGGGGGATGTTCGCACATCTTTTAAAGATGTGGTGAAAAAGGTGTCTCCTGCGGTTGTGAACATCTATACCAAAAAGGTTGTACGTGAGCGTGTCAGCATGTTTAACGATCCTTTCTTTGATATGTTCTTTGGTCAAACGGGCCCGGTGCGTCAACGTGTTGAACGCTCTCTTGGCTCAGGCGTTATTGTCACGCCAGACGGTCATATGATTACAAACCTGCATGTTATCCAAGGCTCTAAAAAAGTGAAGGTCATGTTTGGTGACAAACGTGAGCGTGACGCAGAGTTTATTGCGGGTGATAAACGTACTGACCTTGCACTGCTTCGTATTATTCCTAAAAATGGTGAGCGTTTTGAAGCGGTACGCTTTGCAGACAGTGACAGTGTAGAGGTTGGTGACGTGGTGCTCGCAATTGGTAACCCTTATGGGGTTGGGCAGAGTGTAAGTATGGGTATTGTCTCTGCGCTTGGCCGAAGTGGCCTAGGGAGTGCAGCAGCTGAAAACTTTATTCAAACAGATGCAGCCATTAACCCGGGTAACAGTGGTGGTGCCCTTATTGACTCAAACGGGCAACTAATTGGTATTAATACCGCGATTTTTAGCCGTAGTGGAGGGAACCAAGGGATTGGGTTTGCCATTCCTTCAAATATGGCAGATACAGTGATTCAGAGTGTGCTAAGTACAGGTCGTATTACACGCCCATGGCTTGGTATTGGCAGCCAAAACCTTACAGGGCAACTTGCTTCTAAGCTGGGTATGGATCGTGTCACTGGCGTACTTGTGAATGATGTACTTGATGGTGGTCCAGCAGATAAGAACGGTCTTAAAATTGGTGATATTCTTGTAAAAATGAATGGCGAAGATATTCTCAATAAAGGATCTCTAGAAGCTCTTCTGGCAAGCGAGCGTATTGGCTCACGTATTGATCTGCTTGTATTTAGAGGCGGCCGTACCCTTAACTTTGATATGAAGCTTGAAGGTCTGCCAGATCGTGATCCCACGAAACGTGTCACGCTTGGTGGCTCAGGTCCACTTGCTGGCTATATGGTAGAAGAGCTTTCTCCATCTCTAAACAATGAGCTTGGTCTTGCCTTTACAGAAAAAGGTGTCGCGGTTGTGAATGCCCCACATGGCAGCAGCACATTCAGTATGTTGAAGCTTCAAAAAGGTGACATTATTCAACAAGTGAATAGCAAAGCCATCCAAACAGTGGACGACCTTGTAGAAGTAAGCCGTCGCCGTCCGCGCGCATGGCAGGTTGTTTACGAACGAGGCGGGCGTACTGTCCGTGCACTGGTGAGGTGA
- the ndk gene encoding nucleoside-diphosphate kinase: protein MERTFSIIKPDAVSKNVVGAIVDRFEKNGLRPVAMKKARLSKEQAELFYAEHKERPFFGELVGFMTSGPVVLQVLEGESAITKNRELMGATNPNNAEEGTIRYDFARGNDDLSANAVHGSDSPEAAAREISFFFKDEELVG, encoded by the coding sequence ATGGAACGTACGTTCTCTATTATCAAACCAGACGCAGTTTCTAAAAACGTTGTTGGTGCAATCGTTGACCGTTTCGAGAAAAACGGCCTACGTCCAGTAGCGATGAAAAAAGCAAGGCTATCTAAAGAGCAGGCTGAACTATTTTACGCTGAGCACAAAGAGCGCCCATTCTTCGGCGAGCTTGTAGGCTTCATGACAAGTGGTCCAGTTGTTCTTCAAGTACTTGAAGGCGAGAGCGCGATCACTAAAAACCGTGAGCTAATGGGTGCAACTAACCCTAACAACGCTGAAGAAGGCACAATCCGTTACGACTTCGCTCGTGGCAACGATGACCTTTCAGCGAACGCTGTACACGGTTCTGACTCTCCAGAGGCAGCTGCTCGTGAAATCTCTTTCTTCTTTAAAGATGAAGAGCTAGTAGGTTAG
- a CDS encoding replication-associated recombination protein A, which translates to MPDTRPLAEKLRPQSLDEVVGQSHITGKDSLLSRTAETGRPVSVLLWGPPGCGKTTLARLYAGAFDADFQPLSAVLSGVADVRKVVDTAKANAEVGRRTVVFIDEIHRFNKAQQDAFLPYVEDGTFFCIGATTENPSFEVNAALLSRMQVLTLNPLTEEDMAGLIQRAEEMEGEIPLTKEAKETLARMALGDGRMLLNMAEAIYASAPAKPLDEDGLTNLIQKRASSHDKGGDAHYNLISALHKSIRGSDPQAALYWLCRMLEGGDDPLYLARRLIRIANEDIGLADPNAVTQAVAARDAYQMLGTPEGELALAQCAVYLALAPKSIGIYKAYKQARVHAAETSHMMPPKIILNAPTKLMKEQGYGDGYAYDPDTPDGFSGQNYFPDGMDRPHYYQPVELGFERDMGKRMAYFDALRKKLNNV; encoded by the coding sequence ATGCCTGACACAAGGCCGCTGGCTGAAAAGCTGCGGCCTCAGTCTTTAGATGAGGTGGTTGGGCAATCTCATATCACAGGTAAGGATAGCCTGCTGTCTCGTACAGCAGAAACAGGCCGTCCTGTCTCTGTGCTGCTTTGGGGGCCTCCGGGCTGTGGAAAAACCACGCTTGCGCGCCTTTATGCGGGTGCTTTTGATGCAGATTTTCAGCCATTAAGCGCTGTACTCAGTGGTGTAGCTGATGTTCGTAAAGTTGTAGATACGGCCAAAGCCAACGCTGAGGTTGGTAGGCGCACAGTGGTGTTTATTGATGAGATTCACCGTTTCAATAAAGCCCAGCAAGATGCTTTCCTCCCTTATGTAGAAGACGGCACGTTCTTCTGTATTGGTGCAACGACAGAAAACCCAAGCTTTGAAGTGAATGCCGCACTGCTTTCACGTATGCAGGTGTTAACACTCAACCCTCTGACTGAAGAGGATATGGCAGGTCTGATTCAGCGTGCTGAAGAGATGGAAGGGGAGATTCCTCTCACTAAGGAAGCAAAAGAGACTCTTGCTCGCATGGCACTTGGAGATGGTCGTATGCTCCTCAATATGGCGGAAGCCATTTATGCAAGTGCACCAGCAAAGCCTTTGGATGAAGATGGCCTAACAAATTTGATACAAAAGCGTGCCAGCAGCCATGATAAAGGCGGGGACGCGCACTATAACCTCATTAGTGCTTTGCATAAGTCTATCCGAGGCAGTGACCCTCAAGCCGCTCTATACTGGCTCTGTCGTATGTTAGAGGGTGGGGATGATCCACTTTATCTCGCACGTAGGCTTATTCGTATTGCCAATGAAGACATTGGCCTTGCTGACCCGAATGCAGTCACGCAAGCGGTGGCTGCTCGAGATGCTTACCAAATGCTCGGCACACCAGAAGGTGAGCTTGCTCTTGCACAGTGTGCTGTTTACCTTGCCCTTGCACCAAAGAGCATTGGTATCTATAAAGCCTATAAGCAAGCTCGTGTTCATGCCGCTGAAACCAGCCATATGATGCCGCCAAAGATTATTCTAAACGCGCCAACAAAGTTGATGAAAGAGCAGGGGTATGGTGACGGCTATGCTTACGACCCTGATACGCCTGATGGCTTTAGTGGGCAGAACTACTTCCCAGATGGGATGGATCGCCCGCATTACTACCAGCCCGTAGAGCTCGGATTTGAGCGTGACATGGGCAAGAGAATGGCGTATTTTGACGCTTTAAGAAAGAAGTTGAACAATGTCTGA
- a CDS encoding DNA polymerase III subunit chi yields MTHIGFYQVRDPMPSTTDKTLAHLLEKVTSAGHRVLVVCPNAQRAERIDEMLWTYKEESFLAHGLEADGVHVDKHPVLVTTKPENANNADILVMVSGAQGGSIAEYEKAIDIFEGHDNQVTKARQRWKLYKDAGFDLSYFEHTGTGWQKKA; encoded by the coding sequence ATGACACATATTGGCTTCTATCAAGTGCGAGACCCAATGCCGTCTACGACGGATAAAACACTTGCGCATCTTCTAGAAAAAGTGACCTCTGCAGGGCACCGTGTTCTTGTTGTGTGTCCCAATGCTCAGCGTGCAGAGCGCATTGATGAAATGCTTTGGACGTATAAAGAGGAGAGCTTTCTTGCACACGGCCTAGAGGCTGATGGTGTGCATGTGGATAAGCATCCTGTACTGGTAACCACAAAGCCAGAAAATGCCAATAATGCAGATATTCTTGTGATGGTTAGTGGCGCGCAGGGCGGCTCTATTGCTGAGTATGAAAAAGCCATTGATATCTTTGAAGGACATGATAACCAAGTGACCAAAGCACGCCAGCGTTGGAAGCTTTATAAAGATGCAGGGTTTGACCTTTCTTATTTTGAGCATACAGGTACTGGATGGCAGAAAAAAGCCTGA
- a CDS encoding heavy metal-binding domain-containing protein: MKKQLTLAVCLIALSGCSSYRTNSDMSFDSTDALPAHTANLLPIGIDVTGKKYDELGTVKASIKKLTAFHKNPTQEQANIILSHEAKKLDADAVIDVTYDSGIALDSWGRMKAEGTAIKFTK, encoded by the coding sequence ATGAAAAAACAACTTACCTTAGCTGTATGCCTAATTGCCCTTTCTGGCTGCTCTTCTTACCGTACAAACTCAGATATGAGCTTTGACTCAACAGATGCCTTACCTGCACATACTGCAAACCTACTTCCAATTGGCATTGATGTAACTGGTAAAAAATACGATGAGCTTGGCACTGTTAAGGCATCTATCAAAAAACTAACTGCTTTCCACAAAAACCCAACACAAGAGCAAGCAAATATCATTCTTTCTCATGAAGCGAAAAAGCTAGATGCAGATGCTGTGATTGATGTGACTTATGACTCAGGCATTGCACTTGACTCATGGGGGCGCATGAAAGCTGAAGGAACTGCAATTAAGTTCACAAAGTAA
- a CDS encoding AsmA family protein has translation MKFLKYLFVSVFVLVAIVAILAVVILPMIDFTKYKEQIEAKASTALDTPVKLAAIRELKVFPKPSILIEGVEIESHLGGKPLLTADKVAVRLSITSLLAMKVGIDEIEVVRPDVNLINTAKGSSWAGKPETSGRAPGSESGTPAKKSSGNPMEKLTSLGTISIQNANLLYNDKVAGVKHSVENLNINLGAGDLAKTQIDASVRYNTVPIKVAGALDLRKLKNIPMDMKVDMDGNTVHAQGRLRYLMDEPTFSGTLTAKATTLMTTLNKMLGLELTEMPFEVEGDILASPVVFKTSQLVLKANNTSAHVVADITNRGNDMITGTATVSVPEFDGMNWGACGAETPKGSTSEPASSAPAAKKGERFSKEPLDFSALHNLSLTLNTAMDTVKCGAATIEAVNAKVNIHKGLLKVEPFSFKADDGSFVTEFLLDATKETATGNLKMNINALNLAKIIEGKVKADIPLNGLVRFDFIGRSAHDLVNSIQGTANIKATEGEVVGVPLGALKLGVETFSGLAFGGGENYELQELSFPFVAENGVFTTESSIVKLSSQALSAKGKIDLPKWRINMDITPEIGSGQGTLMTLPLKLSGPLDKPKIKPDLNSPQGIGAAIGTAVGGPLGTGVGAAVGSMLSGQNKDAQKKKINETTNKVKEELNKAVPNELKGLLGF, from the coding sequence ATGAAGTTCCTTAAATATCTATTTGTATCTGTTTTTGTTTTGGTTGCAATTGTAGCCATTCTTGCAGTTGTAATTCTTCCAATGATTGACTTCACAAAGTATAAGGAACAGATTGAAGCCAAAGCTTCAACAGCACTTGATACACCTGTCAAGCTTGCAGCAATTCGTGAGCTTAAAGTATTTCCAAAACCATCTATTCTTATAGAAGGTGTTGAGATTGAGAGCCATCTGGGTGGTAAGCCACTTCTCACAGCTGATAAAGTTGCAGTACGCTTAAGTATCACAAGTTTACTCGCTATGAAGGTTGGTATTGATGAAATTGAAGTTGTGCGACCTGATGTCAACCTTATCAATACAGCTAAAGGTTCATCTTGGGCTGGCAAGCCTGAAACATCAGGACGCGCTCCAGGTAGCGAAAGTGGTACTCCTGCCAAGAAAAGCAGTGGTAACCCAATGGAGAAACTGACGTCTCTTGGTACAATTTCCATTCAAAATGCCAACTTACTTTATAATGACAAAGTTGCTGGTGTGAAGCATTCTGTAGAAAATCTGAATATTAACCTTGGTGCAGGTGATCTGGCAAAAACACAAATTGATGCTTCTGTACGTTATAACACAGTGCCAATCAAGGTAGCTGGTGCCCTAGACCTACGTAAGCTGAAGAATATCCCTATGGATATGAAGGTAGATATGGACGGTAACACTGTACATGCACAAGGTCGTCTACGTTACCTAATGGACGAGCCAACATTTAGCGGTACGCTCACAGCTAAGGCAACAACACTAATGACAACGCTCAACAAGATGCTAGGCCTAGAGCTAACTGAAATGCCGTTTGAAGTTGAAGGGGACATTCTTGCTTCACCAGTGGTATTTAAAACATCTCAGCTTGTTCTAAAGGCAAATAATACATCTGCGCATGTGGTTGCTGATATCACAAACCGCGGAAACGACATGATTACAGGTACAGCCACTGTAAGCGTGCCAGAGTTTGATGGCATGAATTGGGGTGCCTGCGGTGCAGAAACGCCAAAAGGCTCAACCTCTGAGCCTGCATCAAGTGCGCCTGCTGCTAAAAAGGGGGAACGCTTCTCTAAAGAGCCGCTTGATTTCTCAGCGCTACATAACCTAAGCCTGACCCTAAACACTGCAATGGATACAGTAAAGTGCGGTGCAGCGACAATTGAAGCTGTAAACGCAAAAGTGAATATTCATAAAGGTCTTCTTAAAGTTGAACCATTTAGCTTTAAAGCTGATGATGGCTCATTTGTGACTGAGTTCCTGCTTGATGCAACAAAAGAGACTGCAACAGGTAACCTGAAGATGAACATCAACGCTCTTAACCTTGCTAAGATTATTGAAGGTAAGGTGAAGGCTGATATTCCTCTCAATGGTTTGGTACGATTTGACTTTATAGGTCGTAGTGCACATGACCTTGTAAACAGTATTCAAGGTACAGCAAACATTAAAGCGACCGAGGGTGAAGTTGTGGGTGTGCCTCTCGGTGCCCTTAAACTGGGTGTAGAAACATTCTCAGGCCTTGCTTTTGGTGGGGGTGAAAACTACGAGCTACAGGAGTTAAGCTTCCCGTTTGTAGCGGAGAATGGTGTCTTTACAACTGAATCCTCTATTGTGAAGCTGTCAAGCCAAGCGCTAAGTGCAAAAGGTAAGATCGATCTGCCTAAATGGCGTATCAACATGGATATTACACCAGAGATTGGTTCAGGGCAGGGTACGCTCATGACACTTCCTCTTAAGCTTTCTGGCCCGCTTGATAAGCCTAAAATTAAACCAGACCTCAACTCACCACAAGGTATTGGTGCGGCCATCGGCACAGCCGTAGGTGGCCCTCTTGGCACAGGTGTGGGTGCTGCGGTTGGCTCTATGCTGAGCGGCCAGAACAAAGACGCTCAGAAGAAAAAAATTAACGAGACAACCAACAAAGTTAAGGAAGAGCTTAACAAGGCTGTTCCTAATGAACTGAAAGGTCTTCTAGGATTCTAG